The genome window gaagtccatcacacaagcccgtagcatatcatCCAGTGACTGAAGAGTACActcagcctgaccgtctgtctggggataaaatgttgtactaagacttacctgagtccccaatcctttttggaaggacctccagaaattagctgtaaactgagcacctctatcttagataatagatatagggacaccaggAAGTCGTaatatctccttaatgtaaagccttgcataatcctttactgaatacgtagtcctgacatgcagaaaatgggttgattttgtaagtctatcaataataacccatatagaatcaaacttacgttgggtacgaggtaagcctatgatgaaatccatattaatcacttcccatttccaagtcgaaaTCTCTATAGCCTATAATtatccaccgggtttctgatgcttaatcttaacctactgacaattagggcactgagcaacaaactctgctatatccttcttcattctgtcccaccagtatattcccctgatgtcaggatacatcttcgtcgctcctggataaatagaataacgagaataatgagcttctcccataacctgctggcgcaaccctgccacattaggaacacataatccacctcgatatctaaggactccatttcctgtaatctcaaatggtgtcttctccttttgaggggttgtatctctgtagtgagctagcacatgatcttcatactggcgttccttcacttcagttactagagaAGATGTTGTCGTGTCttgaatagtaactctggtaccacctgaatctagtgatcgaactccaagattagctagctgatAAATCCCACGAGCTATCTCACTCTTCTTTGACTATAAATATAATAGGCTACCCATAGGTACAGCTGTGGGCGttggctactacattcgccttccctggatggtataaaatatcaacatcatagtctttcagtagctccaaccatcgcctctgacgtaaattcaattccttttgcttgaatatatactgaaggctcttacgACCAAtgtagatatcaacatgaattccatacaaatagtgcctccacatctttagtgcatgaatcaccgcaaCTAACtttaaatcgtgggtcgggtaattcttctcgtggtttcttagttgtctagaagcataagcggcaaccttaccatgctgcatcaatacacaacccaatccaatgcctgaaatgtcacaatagatagcataaccatcggatggaagtgtcagaaccggtgctgaagtcaatctgtccttcaataCCTGGAAACTCTactcacaagcatcagtccactgaaacttaattgccttctgagtcaactttgtcaatggtgctgaaagagaaggacaaccctctacaaatctcctgtaataacctgccaaacctaggaaactacaaACCTCCGtcagtgtcgtgggtctaggccaagtcttcactgcctcaatcttctatgTATCAACTCGGATACCCTCACCTTaaataatatgaccaaggaaggctacagaattcaaccagaattcacatttagaaaattttgcatacaacttcctttcttgtagaactCTGAGTACAGTAcataaatgatctgcatgctcagcctctgaatgagagtaaatcaaaatatcatctataaatacaatcacagACTGATCTAGAAAGGGATGAACACACAATTCATCAAGTCCGTGAATATTGCTGGGGTATTGGTCAACCCGAATGACATAACTCAAAACTCAAAGTGcctgtatctggtcctgaatgttgtcttcgggatatctttctctttaacccttacctgatggtagcCACACCTCAAGTATATCTTCGaaaaatacttggcaccctgcaactgatcaaataaatcatcaattctcggGAGctggtacttattcttgattgtcgccttattcaactgcctgtaatcaatacacatccgcaaggaaccatctttctttcttacaaataacacaggtgctccccacggtgatgtaccgggtctgataaagccttttctAGAAAATCCctaagttgttctttcaattctctcAGCTCTGCAAGTGCCATTCTTTACGGAGGAATAGATATCGACTGGGTATCtggtaatgtgtcaatagcaaactcaatctcgcgCTCTGGCAGAAGGCCTAGAAGCTCATCGGAAAAAACAttgggaaactcattaaccatcgGGATAGACTGAAGGGTCGGTGACTTTGCTTTCTCATcttgtacccgaactaagtggtAAATATAACCCTTTCTGaccatcttccttgccttgagataggaaataaacctacctcttggcgatgcagtattacctttccactccagaattgACTTTCCTGGAAACTGgaatcgaaccatctttgatctacaatcaacattagcataacaagaagccaaccaatccatacccattataacatcaaattccaccatatctaactcaatcaggtctgctactgtagaacgACTATGAACTATTACTACACAGTCTTTATATACCCGTTTAGCTATCACtagatccccaacaggtgtagacacctcaaaaggttcaatcaactcaggttctatcccaaacttactagTAACCAACAGTGTGAtgtacgataaggtggaacctggatcaatcaatgcatatgcatcatatgaggagactgataatatgcctgtaacaacatcaggtgatgactcttgatcctgtcgacccgctaatgcaTAAATACTGttttgaggaccgctcgagctagatgctccacttctgTCTCTACCACGACCAGCTGGTGCTTATGAACCTTGCCCAGGGGGCATACTGATGATGACAAACTGGCTAAAGATCTCTCTGACTTAACTATACCTTCActacctctcgtcggacaatctctcataacgtggcctggatgaccacaagtataacaaacacccaaccctacAAGGTACTGCCCGAAATGCtacttaccacactgagcacatcgtggcaagggtgcCTCATCTGACTTAACTCACCCCTATACTGTGAACTAGAGGCCCTGGAACTctgactgggccctgaatatgtagaacgatcaaatctcctaccgataaactgagggggtgcactagccgatGGCTAGGCTGGATACATGGGGTACTGTTATTGCTAATCACCTCGAAACTCATTGGAAGGACCTGaatatctcgctctcttactctagcccctatcatgctcacgattggccctctgcttctgcttgtgctcctctacaccctgagcgtatgcctgaatatgagaaatatttatgcctggctgaagtgagaccgacatacagtcattaagcaggtgcggctccaaccccatcacgaatcggtgaacccgatcctccatcttagctacaatagtgggagcatacctagccaaagaatcaaactgaaggttgtactcctgAACACTTATATTACCatgccgaagggtcaagaacctatcaactctgtcctgtctaagctctggtggcaaataatgacAAAACAAAGCCTCTGCAAACTCTTGCCATAgttctggacaactcccaagactcgtaccaattaaatGCAACATCCCGAAGTCTATAAGAATCTAGTTCAACTAACTCAGTCGTAGTGGCCTTTATTACCCTCAAAGTTCTTTGCAtcctatcaataaatacctgagggtcctcatttggatctcCTCCAGTGAATACGGAAGGGTCCAAATAAATGAAATCGtgaaccctcgcactgatggccctatctgcatgactgATACCTACCTCCTGGCATCGAGCCTGTGCGGcaactaatcgagtcaatagctgaatagcatTTCTCATCTCCAGACCATGTGCATCTAGCTGAGGAACTGAGGGTACTGGGGATGgcactggagctggtgcccctcggatctCCTTCGGAGAGGGTAGGGTATGTGAAGTTtgagatggagtctcactatATGACTCTCCCCGagacctggtaactcgtggcgctccaCTTGTGGTCTCATcatccacggacttgcccttctgggcggctgtagcctactggggcatcgctgaaaacataataTAACGTTAGaaaaatgaattcttatatcgcacaaTCTAAGATAAAAAGGGAgggtaacatcctatatgtccttcAGTCTCTTGTTTATAAGTGCGGTGcataacacactcataaacaagactttactagacacggtTTGTAGACAACCCTATgatggaactgctctgataccacttttgtcacgacccaaaccaatagACTTTGACGAGTGCctgagttctacctatcgaacacccctaagcatacgtttaagatataaacatgaaatgaGTGTAGGTCATGCACAACATCTGCCCCTAAACTGCTGAATCATGTGAATAGCATACGTTAGGAGACATATTCAAAagacatatacatatacatgcggaatacagtagggtgagccgacaaggccatatactatccaactatagatGATTGTTTACAGATCTCTAATAGAGTAtaaaactgtataaaggacgggactgggccccatcATACCCTTATATGTATACAAACGTATTgtaccaaaacccaatagcaactccggatcaaatggagcacaccaactctcgctgagctaGGATCCTAaggagggggaccgtcagcctatctacctgcaccatcaggcatgaaacgcaggcccccaggcaatagggttgttagtacgaataatgtaccgagtatgtaaggcataaaaatcaatatataaaaggcatgaaagaaacatggagtaaagaactcaacatgtaagtctgaatagctatgtgaatcatgaaaatatttataatgtcatgcgtatgtgtataaatgtcatatcatgcatagatatatgcgtacataacatcatcaggcctctgagggaatcccatcatatcatctcggcctctgtgggcaaaatcatgaacgtataccagctgattagatagtggtgtgtatataacgccataacctttccccataccccatatacatataatatacgaaTATATAACACCATATGGTCATAGGTCAATATAAAtgtgtaaatgaatgcaatgcataataaagtaagtcaatacgatctctcgaaatgtcatgagacacatgaacagacgatatgataataggacatatggggaatcaagaacataggcaaccctagtacttctaagaatataatcatttgtgaaagtggcgtgcttgctcgtttcgttgtatcatatggatcaaaCCAAAttaaaagaagggatagccttaacatacctgtatgatctcttacttattactcaaccaagctcaacacaacttcttgcatctacaacaagtgaaatgatattgccgttaacatataatgtcgtacaatcgtatttggctagtcgtatggcttaagGAAAGTCGGGCAGCAAGtcccctatttttaatacatccaAAAGATCACTAATTGTCATCAACatcccaacaacaacaactataaccaataatagcaacaacaataatataatccaATATAAGTTTCTCCggattatcttaacaatcatattgagaGGCAAGCTTGTTTTTACTCATAACAAAATATAACCTGCTTATTCCATAAATAGGTTTACAACCttcagaacatcatacttatatgtactatattatttctagttcaaaatatccacaaaatgccttccaaaatAACCCCATACGTCTAACACCTTaatttttatcgtcaatcacttgtttttcatcttttcttattcaatcaacttaattaacacctagaaaaacttaacaacagcagccacaacattatcaaattatttctcacaatttccagccaccacaaaccatatatttagccataaaatagtccaaccaaaaagacaacCATATCCCATGTTTATTCAAGTGTTATCTTATGGTTTTTCACTGAAACAAtacaaccaacacaagattaaccttaggcacaatcaagaagatgttatacataccttggacaGCAGCTACAACTCGACACCctatctcaacttagctcacaatagccctcaatcacaccacaacatcatagaagcattctcttgtagtctttaacaactttgatgatgatttgagttgatttcccttgagtttggttcttgggatTTTGAAATACGTTAGAAAGGGTTTTGGAAAGCTTTTGGACAAAATTTGGACGAGAAATGACTCGAAATGAGGTTGAAACATCTTTTAAAGACGTAAGGTCGGTGGCcatctcaagtgggtcccaaccgagctgcttgcgcagtctcgcgaaaatacgtatatctctctactccgatgtcgtatagATGAACGATTTAAtaagttggaaactagactcgtagatattccATTTGGTATATagtatgtcccaaaaagaccccaTAAAGCACATGGAAtctattgctcaaaaagctctgttacaaggcaaatccttagtctgttttccgcaactttaatccgattttccccaaactttatattttctatcgaaacatcatatatagccatattatgactttaaactcatttaaatcatgattaacaagtctcatatttattacatcaccttgggacgcacaaggTGTAATAAACATATCACCAACTACTAAAATTCCCGACCCcggaaggaatcaagcagataagaggagatcaaccggcAATAAGAGAGATGAATGCATTATCGATTTTCAGCAGTAAAGGGAAGGATCCCAGTAAATAGTAATTATAGGAACCGACGCTTGCTCCCGTGTCAAGTGAATATGATAAAGGCGAGGAGTCGTCGGAATCCCACCTGGTACCGAGATACTTTCAGGTACCGAAAGAGACAGACATAACCAAATCCACGAAAAAAGAACTTGAGCAAGTGGCTTTATTCGAAGAATTCTTGGAAAGGAAGTTTTACTTGGGGAACAAGACTCAATCCCGAACTCATTCGGGatttattaaattccttaaagcTAACGTTAATTGTTTTGCATGGTAGCACTCGGATATGACAAGTATCCCACTAGAGGTGGTCGTACACCGCTAAGCCCGAACCCGAGCTTTcctccggtaaggcaaaagaaatgCCCAATAGCCAAGGTCAGAAACAGgtttgttaaagaagaggtaacaCAACTACTCGACATCGGTTTAATacgggaggtaaagtatcccaAATGGTTATCTAATGTAGTtgtagttccaaagaagaatgacaagtttagaatgtgcgtagattataaagacttgaataaggcgtgccctaaaaattcgttcccattgccaaacattgatcaaatgattgatgcaacggccgggtacgagttaatgagtttcctcgatgcttattccgggtacaatcaaatcaagatgaaccagGAGGATTATGAAAAAATTTCGTTTATAACAAACTTTGGGACATATtattataacgtgatgccatttgggcttaAAACACCAGAGCaacttatcagaggctcgtgaacaagatgttcgaGAAGCAAATAGGCAAAATAATGGAAGTGTGTATAGATGATATGTTAGTCAAGTCTTTGAATACAGGCAATCATTTAAAGCACCTCCAAGAGACCTTCGATAtcttgaggaagcataacatgaagctcaacccggaAAATGTGCGTTCGGGGTTGGCTCCGGCAAATTCTTGGGTTTATTGGTCTCGCAGAGAGGGATCAAGGTAAATCctaataaaatcaaagccatcgaagatatcccgaaccaactaacgaGCATAAAAGAAGTACAGAGATTAACCTAAATATTGGACGCAGGTTTATCTCTCGATCCTTAGAAAAGTGTCATCACTTCTTCTCGCTTCCCgtagaagaagaacaatttcgaatggactTCGGAATGTCAGCAAGCCTTGAAAGACCTGAATGTTATCTATCAAGCTCCCCGCTACTATCAAAATCGGGGGAAGGTGAACAATTCCTAATGTATCTAACAGCCTCGGAAGTAGTAGTAAGTGTCGTTCTAGTTCGGGAGGACTAAGTATGCAATTTCATGTCTATTATGTTACTAAAATTTTGTCATGAGCAGAGACTCATTATCCGCACCTCAAAAAGATGGAATTAGCTCTCATAGTCACCTCTCCAAAGATTAGGCCTTGCTTTCAGTGCCACCCAATAGCTGTTATGACAACCTTCCCCTTGCGGAATGTTCTTCAGAAGCCTGAGTTGCCAGGTCGGTTGTCCAAGTAGGTAGTCGAAATTAGTGAGTTTGATATTGGATACAACCTAGGACTGAGATCAAATCACAAGGTTTGGCCGACTTTATGGCTGATTTCAGTCCCGGGTTAATGCCCCTGGCTGCTAAAGAAGTGGTGTTAGTGTCGGAAACGACATCAatagtttggaccttgttcataGATGGAGCTTCtaatg of Nicotiana tomentosiformis chromosome 7, ASM39032v3, whole genome shotgun sequence contains these proteins:
- the LOC138895319 gene encoding uncharacterized protein, coding for MRNAIQLLTRLVAAQARCQEVGISHADRAISARVHDFIYLDPSVFTGGDPNEDPQDQESSPDVVTGILSVSSYDAYALIDPGSTLSYITLLVTSKFGIEPELIEPFEVSTPVGDLVIAKRVYKDCVVIVHSRSTVADLIELDMVEFDVIMGMDWLASCYANVDCRSKMVRFQFPGKSILEWKGNTASPRGRFISYLKARKMVRKGYIYHLVRVQDEKAKSPTLQSIPMVNEFPNVFSDELLGLLPEREIEFAIDTLPDTQSISIPP